A portion of the Sabethes cyaneus chromosome 3, idSabCyanKW18_F2, whole genome shotgun sequence genome contains these proteins:
- the LOC128740426 gene encoding uncharacterized protein LOC128740426, whose protein sequence is MEKVFFCKIGAFALLLLALAVTANPLQGTDDAITVPTIQFRSKSGEADEICTGYQIRGSLYATLARCLGTEQSEIYKLRELDFVGQGAQKVQAFALRSASDESGGDIAMVLYNGKEYGLSTDESNGIFEKFGLVPKIRVERQDEEGAGASFAEINVRLVAAALVLTGTVLLK, encoded by the exons atggaaaaagttttcttctgcaagattggagCTTTTGCTTTGCTGCTGTTGGCCCTGGCCGTGACCGCGAACCCATTGCAAGGAACCGACGATGCCATCACCGTACCGACGATTCAGTTCCGAAGCAAATCCGGCGAAGCCGACGAAATCTGTACCGGTTATCAAATCCGTGGAAGTCTGTATGCAACGTTGGCCCGTTGCCTAGGAACAGAACAAAG CGAAATCTATAAGCTTCGTGAGCTGGACTTCGTTGGACAGGGAGCCCAAAAGGTCCAAGCGTTTGCTCTGCGGTCTGCCAGCGATGAGTCCGGTGGCGATATTGCTATGGTGCTGTACAACGGCAAGGAATACGGTTTGAGCACCGACGAAAGCAACGGAATTTTCGAGAAGTTTGGCCTTGTTCCGAAGATACGCGTGGAGAGGCAGGATGAGGAAGGAGCGGGTGCCAGTTTCGCTGAAATAAACGTGCGCCTAGTTGCGGCTGCTTTGGTTTTGACGGGAACCGTATTGCTGAAATGA